aaaaaaaatgagggGGGGGGAGGGGGATGGGATATATTGAGCGCATTATAATGGGGTTTGCATATGCTCTGAGAGGAAAAGCGGTAACTAGTGTGACGTGAGGCCGAAACCATTGACCTTTGTGAACTTAGGCTCTATTCTATTCgtcttattttgtctgaacttaactggatttatctgaacttaactgaacttaactggacttattttgtctgaaataagtcaaacagAACAAAGCCATATATTGTTTATAAAGGTTAATTTTAAATACGATTTTTCTATTATGAATAATAGttacatttttttaataattgcggtttagtaattatattttttagTAATTACTCCATCCGTTTCTTTTTTTCTCCCCGTTTGGAATCGATGAGGTAATTAAGAAAATTgaaatcttgtaatgattgggtgtaagagaaaatattaaataaagatTCTAATTTATGAATAAAGAAAATAGGGAGAAATAAGTAAGTGGGaataatgaattaaataaggtgaGTCGGGATCTCAATGGGAATAAGTAGGTAGATGAATGAAAATTATGGAATAAAGGTAGGATAAGGTAGATTAGATTGTAGAATGAGGATATTTTGGGGGGAAGAATTTGCCAAAAAGGGAAAAGATTCACAatagaaagaacaaaaaggaaagCCAATTCGGAAAACGagaagaactttcaggaacagagggagtacgtTTTTATTTTCCTATGATAAACTTATAAAAAAAACCTTTTTTGTCTTACTAAATTAATTCATCACTACTTCTTTAACACAAAAATCATATCAATAACGGGTCCAATTTATATCTTATTTCATTCAACTATAATCCTCTCAAAAACGTATTTGACCCTAGATATTTAACACTGCGGGGATTTGACATGAAAACGAAAAGTCTCGAATCTTCTTAATTCATAAGTTCCAATTTCTTTTAACTTCAATAAGTATAAACTCGAATCAAAAGCGAACCCTAACTCGAATCAAAATCGAACCAAAGATCAAATCATATCGAACCCAAACAATTTAAACCAAAATTTATATCACAGAGGCTCTAGATAAAACTTCAAAATTATTCCATGTGTCTCTTTTTGTTTACTCCATTAGactgtccctaaaagattgtccCGCGTTAGCATAAAAATGCATGGGACCACAACTTTACTCTCACATATTCTCAATTCTACGCACCGAAATCTAAAAAAGCAATATTCGTGCATGGGGCAAACAATCAAGATTGAATTACACAAAATTGAACGAATATATAATATAAATACTCTAGTGATTATCTATATTGTTGAACCTTcatcttaatttttttaatcCCTCCATCCAATAATTAATCTTCGACATtaaaaaaattctttaaaaCACTATTTATTAAAAGTTAAAGGCAAAAGAAATCAGAAAAGATTTGAATTTGAGATTGAAAGGTTAATCTCATGTGGCTTTTCTTAGGTGGCAACAACAAGGTTATACACTATTTCAccacaaacttttatataagacagtcttacacaaaagatcgtattggtatcatataagttaagcaatgaaaccaattagttaagcaatgtactTCCTACGTATTTTTAAAAAGATACTTTTTGACCGGCATgtagttttaggagagtgagttgaatttattaaaatatgatgaaagtggggtagtggatgaattatttattataataaaaaGATGATGCGAGTAAGTGTGGgaccacaagaaagagagaaatattaatataattgaaagtAGGGACCAAGACAtatcaaaaaaggaaagtgtatctctttttaaaatacggtcgTTTAAGGAAAGTGTGTCATCTTTTTAAATACGGAGGGATTAAGTAGTAACCAATTAGCTaagcaataaaatcaattaactaacaactgaaactaattagttaaacgcTGAAATCAATCACaataaactaattaattaagcacAAAAACTAACTAATTAAACAatataatcaattagttaaccaattaAAATTGTCTTTTCAGTAAAACGGTCTTACACAAGAGTTGCCGCTATTTCGAACCATAACATACATGTAGTGGCTTCCCTTCGGAGTGACAAATTTgccatcacaaattcttatttacaatgggtgtacaataaatattgtacaccggagtaaaagttaactcaaaatgcttaaaagttaagcatatatatgttaaagttatctatttttcagggataaattttttcattttagtaaaacttatttcttcaaaatcactaataatgtataaaattaattatttaaccctttaaaatatttatctatcaatttttcttttactaatataaaagttaatgaaaactaggttaaagttacaaaaaaaaaaaggttaaagttatattagtgtacaataaatttattgtacaccttgtgcgcacaagaccttttgattttCCATGGTGGATAGAATTAGAACctatgaatgtatgaatgtcaCTTCTGGATGTGACGTGGGGTTTTAATCACGTTTCATAACAATAATAACTTAAATAAATCACAGTTAGCCTCTGATACTACCAGACTTGTCTTCTCTAGTgctctctctcttttctctctccagaATTTGGGGTTCTGATTTGCATCTTGCAACTTATAATCTGGTTagacttttctttttctttttctttttctttttgtttttgtttttcattcaacCCTTCTGATTATACTACACATTCAACTCATCGATCATTTTGCTGACCTTTTTTTATCCCCAAAAAAGATTGTTTTGCAGtatgattttcctatttctggTATTGATCATTTTCCCCAAAAGTGTTGTTGATTGTACAATTATAAATATTGTTGGATTAGTTTAAATGCATAGTTGAATGGATCAACTTTTATaatattaatggtcaaagttaCGAGTTAGCAAACGTGATAAGCTATAACAACTTTAAGGAAACTTAGGAAGAGCATTTCAATCTATGGAAATTGATTTGTTCATTTGAGACGGACTCACTTGTAGCATCTAATTTGGGTTGTTTCTTTTGTTTTGCCTAATTGTAGATAGTGAGATGGGTTGCAACACAGCAGGAATTAGCAGCTACGAGTTTGATGTGATCGTTGTGGGAGGAGGAATTATGGGAAGCTGTACTGCCTACGAAACTTCAAAGAGGGGATACTCCACTCTATTACTGGACCAGTTCGACTTTCTGCACAACAGAGGTTCCTCCCATGGAGAGTCCCGAACTATTCGAGTCACCTACCCTGAACCTTATTACTCTTCCATGGTCCTTGAATCGACCAAGCTATGGGAGGAGGCTCAATCTCAACTTGGGTATAAGGTTCTTTACCCCACTAACCAGCTTGACATTGGACAAGCCAGTGATCGCTCTCTCCAGGCTGTCATTCATAGCTGTCAGTCTAACTCTGTTGATTTTAGGGTGCTTGATCATGCCCAAGTGAAAAAGGAGTTCTCAGGAGGGGTGGTTGTGCCAGAGGATTGGATTGGTGTTGTTAGTGGAGGGGCAGGTGTAATCAAGCCCACCAAAGCTGTGTGTATGTTTCAAACACTTGCCTTTCGTAATGGCGCCACTCTGAAAGACAATATGAAGGTTATCGACATAAGAAGAGATGTTGGTGGTTGTGTAGTGGTTTTAACGGCCACAGGGGAGAAATTCTACGGCAGAAAATGTGTCATTACTGCTGGTGCATGGATGAACAAGCTGGTGAAAGTGGTAACGGGACTTGATGTTCCTATTCTGCCTTTAGAAACTACCATATGTTATTGGAAGGTTAAGGAAGAGTATGAAAAGGAATACTCAGTAGATGGGGAATTTCCTTGTTTTGCTGGGTATGGGAGCACATATATATATGGCACCCCATCTTTAGAGTATCCTGGGTTGATTAAGGTAGGCGTGCACGGAGGACGTTTCTGCAACCCAGATAAACGAACTTGGACCCCTGAACCACAGTTGATGGACTTTCTTAAGAAGTGGGTCAAAGAGAGGTTTGGGGGTCGAGTTGAGCATCATCACCCAGTATCGACTCAATCTTGCATGTATTCGTTGACCCCGGATGAAGATTATGTGATAGACTTCCTAGGGGGTCGGTTTGGAAAGGATGTGGTCATCGCAGGGGAGTTTTCCGGACATGGATTTAAGATGGGTCCAGTAATAGGGCGGGTCGTGGCAGACTTGGTGCTACATGGAGAAACCAAAGGGGTAGAGTTGGACTATTTTAAGTTAGCCAGGTTCGACAACAATCCTAAAGGTAACATCAAGGAGTTTGCAGAACAAGTCGGCACTTCCAAGCTCTGAGTTAATCATGTAACTCTCCTGTGTGTTCCTGGTTTGATGAATGAGACTTCTCTTTATATTGAGTTTCTCAACTACAAGGTTGTGCATATCTGTTTTGTTGCTCTAAATGTTTACATAATAAATGGGCCAGCATTTCATATTGGCATCTGAACTACAAGTCATTAAGTAAATGTGTACAGATACAGTATCTATTCTTGTAGCGAAATTTGTTGTGGAGATAAACGCGACCACGATCCACAATTGAATTCCATTTCCAGAAGAAAGTAGACCATAGTCCAAGGATCTCAAATTCACAGCCAAGTAAAATAGTCAGAAATGAAATTTGCTATAAGCTAGCATTGGCATAAACCAAAACAAGTAAATTACAGTAATTTTTCTATTTCAATTGTAATTGACGTATCAAA
This sequence is a window from Spinacia oleracea cultivar Varoflay chromosome 1, BTI_SOV_V1, whole genome shotgun sequence. Protein-coding genes within it:
- the LOC110803326 gene encoding probable sarcosine oxidase gives rise to the protein MGCNTAGISSYEFDVIVVGGGIMGSCTAYETSKRGYSTLLLDQFDFLHNRGSSHGESRTIRVTYPEPYYSSMVLESTKLWEEAQSQLGYKVLYPTNQLDIGQASDRSLQAVIHSCQSNSVDFRVLDHAQVKKEFSGGVVVPEDWIGVVSGGAGVIKPTKAVCMFQTLAFRNGATLKDNMKVIDIRRDVGGCVVVLTATGEKFYGRKCVITAGAWMNKLVKVVTGLDVPILPLETTICYWKVKEEYEKEYSVDGEFPCFAGYGSTYIYGTPSLEYPGLIKVGVHGGRFCNPDKRTWTPEPQLMDFLKKWVKERFGGRVEHHHPVSTQSCMYSLTPDEDYVIDFLGGRFGKDVVIAGEFSGHGFKMGPVIGRVVADLVLHGETKGVELDYFKLARFDNNPKGNIKEFAEQVGTSKL